A genome region from Blastocatellia bacterium includes the following:
- a CDS encoding biopolymer transporter TolR, producing MLCSFALVPARVSPARQNGLGVFEGQGDIGHVLKPGHAVYDAAKQEYTITGGGANMWLDNDEFHMVWKRMKGDFILTCRARFEGRGVEAHRKLGWIIRAGMESNAPHVNATVHGDGLTSLQFRRSKGGPTEEIKSAAQAADVIQLERKGDAYIMSVARFGEPFVTAETVNPALGDEVIVGLYVCSHNKDVEETAVFTNVRVTVPASASFVPYRDYIGSDLEILDVQTGERKVIYHTPDSMQAPNWTRDGKALIFNRNGRLYRFDLAAQTPTLINTDFATHNNNDHVLSFDGRRIGISHHSDSDNSKSIIYTLPIAGGKPKRVTPRGHSYLHGWSPDGKYLIYTAERNGDFDIYKIPAAGGEEVNLTRTRGLDDGSEFSPDGKTIYFNSARGGSMQLWRMKPDGSGQEQVTDDEYNNWFPHLSPDGKWIAFLSFGKDVAPTDHPFYKRVYLRLMPVNGGKPRVIAYVYGGQGTINVPSWSPDGKRLAFVSNSDLK from the coding sequence ATGCTCTGTTCGTTTGCGCTGGTGCCGGCCCGCGTTTCGCCGGCGCGGCAGAACGGCCTCGGTGTCTTCGAGGGTCAGGGCGACATCGGCCACGTGCTAAAGCCCGGCCATGCCGTCTATGACGCGGCGAAGCAGGAATACACGATTACTGGCGGGGGCGCCAATATGTGGCTCGATAACGACGAGTTTCACATGGTGTGGAAGCGGATGAAGGGCGATTTCATTCTGACCTGCCGGGCGCGCTTCGAGGGCCGCGGCGTCGAGGCGCATCGCAAGCTAGGCTGGATCATCCGCGCCGGCATGGAATCGAATGCGCCGCATGTGAATGCCACGGTCCACGGCGACGGCCTGACCTCTTTGCAGTTCCGCCGCAGCAAGGGCGGTCCGACCGAAGAGATCAAGTCCGCTGCGCAAGCCGCCGACGTCATTCAGCTGGAGCGCAAAGGCGACGCCTACATCATGTCCGTGGCGCGCTTCGGCGAGCCGTTTGTGACCGCAGAGACAGTTAACCCGGCGCTCGGCGACGAGGTGATCGTCGGCCTCTACGTCTGCTCGCATAACAAGGATGTCGAAGAAACGGCAGTCTTCACGAACGTCCGCGTCACGGTTCCGGCGAGCGCCAGCTTTGTTCCGTACCGCGATTACATCGGCAGCGACCTGGAGATTCTCGACGTTCAGACGGGCGAGCGAAAAGTGATTTATCACACGCCCGACTCGATGCAAGCGCCGAACTGGACGCGCGACGGCAAGGCGTTGATCTTCAACCGCAATGGCCGCCTTTATCGCTTCGATCTGGCCGCGCAGACGCCGACTCTGATTAACACGGACTTCGCCACGCACAACAACAATGATCACGTCCTGTCGTTTGATGGCCGCCGCATCGGCATCAGCCATCACAGCGATAGCGATAACAGTAAATCGATCATCTACACGCTGCCTATCGCAGGCGGCAAGCCGAAGCGGGTTACGCCGCGGGGCCATTCATACCTGCACGGCTGGTCGCCGGACGGTAAGTATTTGATCTACACGGCGGAGCGCAATGGCGACTTCGACATCTACAAGATTCCCGCGGCGGGCGGCGAAGAAGTCAACCTCACACGCACCAGAGGGCTTGATGACGGCTCGGAGTTTTCACCCGACGGCAAGACCATCTACTTCAATTCAGCGCGCGGCGGTTCGATGCAACTCTGGCGCATGAAGCCTGACGGCAGCGGTCAGGAGCAAGTGACCGACGACGAGTACAACAACTGGTTCCCGCACCTCTCTCCCGACGGCAAGTGGATCGCCTTCCTCTCTTTCGGCAAAGACGTAGCGCCGACCGATCACCCATTTTATAAGCGCGTTTATCTGCGATTGATGCCCGTCAACGGCGGCAAGCCGCGGGTGATTGCTTACGTCTATGGCGGCCAGGGAACCATCAATGTGCCGTCGTGGTCGCCCGACGGCAAGCGCCTGGCTTTCGTCAGCAATAGCGATTTGAAATAG
- a CDS encoding ectonucleotide pyrophosphatase/phosphodiesterase, whose amino-acid sequence MTKKLKPAIQRLLALCLFLLAANPAAFAQAKPITDLKPTVILISIDGFRSDYLEKFAPPNLRRLAKEGVRARWMTPSFPSKTFPNHYAIATGLYPQNNGIVENNIYDPATRVTFTMDNRQEVRNSRWWLGEPIWITAERQGQHSAPLFFPGSEAEINGYRPTFWKPYDGKMPNEARVDLVLSWFDLPARERPTLMTLYFSDVDSAGHEFSPEARETKQAVFKVDRAIGHLIAGLKARGIFERVNLLIVSDHGMATQLPNQMIVVDKLFDASLAEKIIWTGEIVGIFPKAGKEEVIYDALKAGLPPQARVYHKREVPARFHYSDSPRIPPLLVLPDEGWVLTSQQRLASMKEKGEPSHARGGHGYDNQLPSMRALFIAHGEAIKRDKVIPAFENVQVYNIMCAILGLKPAPNDGNMDAARAVLNDRHSPGR is encoded by the coding sequence ATGACGAAAAAACTCAAACCCGCCATTCAGCGGCTGCTGGCGCTCTGTCTGTTCTTGCTTGCGGCCAACCCCGCGGCCTTCGCGCAAGCGAAGCCCATCACCGATCTAAAGCCGACCGTCATCCTGATCTCGATTGATGGTTTTCGCAGTGATTACCTGGAGAAATTCGCGCCGCCCAATTTGCGGCGGCTGGCGAAGGAAGGCGTGCGCGCCCGCTGGATGACGCCGTCGTTCCCGAGCAAGACCTTCCCCAACCACTATGCCATCGCCACAGGGCTCTACCCGCAGAATAACGGCATCGTCGAAAACAACATCTACGATCCGGCGACGCGCGTCACCTTCACGATGGACAACCGCCAGGAGGTGCGCAACAGCCGCTGGTGGCTGGGCGAGCCGATCTGGATCACCGCCGAAAGGCAAGGGCAGCACAGCGCGCCGCTCTTTTTTCCCGGCAGCGAAGCAGAAATCAATGGCTATCGCCCGACCTTCTGGAAGCCTTATGACGGCAAGATGCCGAACGAAGCGCGGGTTGATCTGGTGTTGTCATGGTTCGATCTGCCGGCGCGCGAGCGGCCGACGTTGATGACTTTATACTTCAGCGATGTCGATAGCGCCGGCCATGAGTTCAGCCCCGAAGCTCGTGAAACGAAACAAGCGGTCTTCAAGGTTGACCGCGCCATCGGCCACCTGATCGCCGGGCTCAAGGCGCGTGGAATTTTCGAGCGCGTCAACCTGTTGATCGTTTCGGATCACGGCATGGCGACCCAGCTACCCAATCAGATGATCGTCGTGGATAAGCTGTTCGACGCCAGCCTGGCGGAAAAGATTATCTGGACGGGAGAGATCGTCGGCATCTTTCCCAAGGCCGGCAAAGAAGAAGTGATCTACGACGCGCTGAAGGCCGGTTTGCCGCCGCAGGCCAGGGTTTATCACAAGCGCGAGGTGCCGGCGCGTTTCCACTATTCCGACAGCCCGCGCATCCCGCCCCTGCTGGTTTTGCCTGACGAAGGCTGGGTGTTGACCAGTCAACAACGCCTCGCCTCGATGAAGGAGAAGGGCGAGCCCTCACACGCGCGCGGCGGGCATGGATACGACAACCAGTTGCCGTCCATGCGCGCCCTCTTCATCGCGCATGGCGAAGCCATCAAGCGCGACAAAGTCATCCCGGCGTTTGAGAATGTCCAGGTCTACAACATTATGTGTGCCATCCTCGGACTGAAACCCGCGCCCAACGACGGCAATATGGATGCCGCCCGCGCGGTGCTGAACGACCGCCATAGCCCTGGCCGCTGA